One window from the genome of Acidihalobacter ferrooxydans encodes:
- a CDS encoding CZB domain-containing protein encodes MDTRDALHHLRKAKTAHLKWRTYAQALAAGVSVGDDKAPLQHTGCDFGRWYYGPGQSLREVTDLYEDIEEPHRLLHEAYAAIYELARAGKYTKASDKLRGLESISTSLMAIIDACVEDIRDR; translated from the coding sequence ATGGACACCCGCGACGCATTACATCACCTGCGCAAGGCCAAAACCGCCCATCTGAAGTGGCGCACGTACGCCCAGGCGCTGGCTGCCGGCGTCAGCGTCGGGGACGACAAGGCTCCCTTGCAACATACCGGCTGCGATTTCGGCCGCTGGTACTATGGCCCCGGCCAAAGTCTGCGCGAGGTCACCGATCTTTACGAAGACATCGAGGAGCCGCACCGCCTGTTGCACGAAGCCTATGCCGCTATTTACGAACTCGCCAGAGCGGGCAAATACACCAAGGCCTCCGACAAGCTCAGGGGTCTCGAATCAATCTCCACCTCTCTGATGGCCATCATCGACGCGTGCGTGGAAGACATCCGGGACCGTTGA
- the pyk gene encoding pyruvate kinase has protein sequence MRRTKIVATLGPATDKPGKIEAIIRAGVDVVRLNFSHGSPEDHRQRAEQVRAEAARQGRTVGVLGDLQGPKIRIDRFAEGKVFLEEGAPFVLDAELDRDAGDLTRVGLTYKSLPNDVSAGDVLLLDDGRLVLEVVRVEGAQIHTRVVVGGELSNNKGINRLGGGLSAEALTDKDRADIRTAAEIGVDYLAVSFPRCAEDMHETRRLLKEAGGDAALVAKIERAEAIEPGVIDEIILASEVIMIARGDLGVEIGDAELPGVQKDLIQKARSMNRVVITATQMMESMIVNPIPTRAEVFDVANAVLDGTDAVMLSGETAAGKYPAKVVKAMGRFCEAAEKRRAARESEHRMDSRFEFVDEAIAMATMYTANHLGVRAIAAMTESGSTALWMSRISSGIPIYGLTRQERTGRKMALYRGVYPMAFETMQASHAEANRQAIQLLLEQGAISEGDLVIFTKGDMMGVHGGTNAMKILRVGDPLPADGA, from the coding sequence ATGCGACGTACCAAAATAGTGGCTACGCTGGGGCCGGCGACCGACAAGCCCGGCAAGATCGAGGCGATCATACGGGCCGGTGTCGATGTGGTGCGCCTCAATTTTTCCCACGGCAGTCCCGAGGATCATCGTCAACGTGCCGAACAGGTGCGGGCCGAGGCGGCGCGGCAGGGCCGGACCGTCGGCGTGCTGGGCGATCTGCAGGGGCCGAAAATCCGCATCGACCGGTTCGCCGAGGGAAAGGTTTTTCTGGAGGAAGGCGCGCCGTTCGTGCTCGATGCAGAACTGGACCGCGATGCCGGCGACCTGACGCGTGTCGGGCTGACCTACAAGAGCTTGCCCAATGACGTGTCGGCGGGCGATGTGCTGCTGCTCGACGATGGCCGTCTGGTGCTGGAAGTCGTGCGGGTCGAGGGCGCGCAGATCCATACCAGGGTGGTGGTCGGCGGCGAGTTGTCCAACAACAAGGGCATCAACCGGCTCGGTGGTGGGCTCTCGGCCGAGGCGCTCACCGACAAGGATCGCGCCGATATCCGCACCGCCGCCGAAATCGGGGTCGATTATCTGGCGGTGTCGTTCCCGCGTTGTGCCGAAGACATGCACGAAACGCGGCGTCTGCTCAAGGAAGCTGGCGGCGATGCGGCGCTCGTTGCGAAGATCGAGCGGGCCGAAGCCATCGAACCTGGAGTCATCGATGAGATCATCCTCGCGTCCGAGGTGATCATGATCGCGCGCGGCGATCTGGGCGTCGAAATCGGCGATGCCGAATTGCCCGGCGTGCAGAAGGATCTGATTCAGAAGGCACGCAGCATGAACCGTGTGGTCATCACGGCCACGCAGATGATGGAGTCGATGATCGTCAATCCGATTCCGACGCGCGCCGAGGTGTTCGATGTTGCCAACGCGGTGCTCGATGGCACCGATGCCGTGATGCTGTCGGGTGAGACCGCCGCGGGCAAGTACCCGGCCAAGGTGGTGAAGGCGATGGGTCGTTTCTGCGAAGCGGCGGAGAAACGCCGTGCCGCACGCGAGTCGGAACATCGCATGGACAGCCGCTTCGAGTTCGTTGACGAAGCCATCGCCATGGCTACCATGTATACCGCCAACCATCTCGGTGTGCGGGCAATCGCGGCGATGACCGAGTCCGGCTCGACGGCGCTGTGGATGTCGCGCATCAGCTCGGGCATCCCGATCTACGGCTTGACGCGGCAGGAGCGGACAGGTAGAAAAATGGCGCTTTACCGCGGGGTTTATCCCATGGCGTTCGAGACCATGCAGGCGAGCCATGCCGAAGCCAACCGTCAAGCCATCCAGTTGTTGCTCGAACAGGGCGCGATCAGCGAGGGGGATCTGGTGATTTTTACCAAGGGCGACATGATGGGTGTGCATGGCGGTACCAATGCCATGAAGATTCTCCGGGTGGGCGATCCGTTGCCCGCCGACGGCGCATGA
- a CDS encoding phosphoglycerate kinase → MSFIKMTDLDLAGKRVLIRADLNVPIKDGKVTSDQRIRASLPTVELALKAGARVMLMSHLGRPTEGEYDEAASLAPVAAYIGHLMGREVKVVKDYLGGVDLADGDLVVLENVRFNRGEKKDDEALSKQYAALCDVFVMDAFGTAHRAQASTHGVGRFAPVACAGPLLSAELEALGKALDKPARPMVAIVGGSKVSTKLTVLESLSQVVDQLIVGGGIANTFIAAAGHKVGKSLYEGDLIDTCKQLSAEAHARGADIPVPVDVVCGKEFSEAAAAELKPVAEVADDDMIFDVGPQTSEQFAQILKSAGTIVWNGPVGVFEFDQFGEGTKALAMAIAESDAFSIAGGGDTLAAVDKYGIADRVSYISTGGGAFLEFLEGKKLPAVVMLEERARG, encoded by the coding sequence ATGTCTTTCATCAAGATGACCGATCTTGACCTCGCCGGAAAACGTGTCTTGATTCGTGCGGACCTCAACGTGCCGATCAAGGACGGCAAGGTGACGTCCGATCAGCGTATTCGCGCCTCGCTGCCGACCGTCGAACTCGCCCTCAAGGCGGGAGCCCGGGTCATGCTGATGTCGCATCTGGGGCGCCCGACCGAAGGCGAGTACGACGAGGCTGCCTCGCTGGCACCGGTCGCCGCGTATATCGGTCACCTGATGGGGCGCGAGGTGAAAGTCGTGAAAGACTACCTCGGCGGCGTCGATCTGGCCGATGGCGACCTCGTCGTGCTGGAGAACGTGCGTTTCAACAGAGGCGAGAAGAAAGACGATGAAGCATTGTCCAAGCAGTATGCGGCGCTGTGCGACGTATTCGTGATGGACGCCTTCGGTACCGCGCATCGCGCCCAGGCCTCGACGCACGGCGTCGGGCGGTTTGCGCCAGTCGCCTGCGCCGGTCCGCTGCTGTCCGCCGAGCTCGAAGCGCTTGGCAAGGCGCTGGATAAACCGGCCCGCCCGATGGTGGCCATCGTCGGCGGTTCGAAGGTGTCGACCAAGTTGACGGTGCTGGAGTCATTGTCGCAGGTCGTCGATCAGCTGATCGTCGGCGGCGGCATCGCCAACACCTTTATCGCCGCTGCCGGACATAAGGTCGGCAAGTCGCTGTACGAAGGCGATCTGATCGACACCTGTAAGCAGCTGTCCGCCGAGGCGCATGCGCGCGGTGCGGATATTCCGGTGCCGGTGGACGTGGTCTGCGGCAAGGAGTTTTCCGAGGCGGCCGCGGCCGAGCTCAAGCCGGTGGCCGAGGTGGCCGACGACGACATGATTTTCGATGTCGGTCCGCAGACTTCCGAACAGTTCGCGCAAATCCTCAAGAGCGCGGGCACCATCGTCTGGAACGGCCCGGTTGGCGTATTCGAGTTCGATCAGTTCGGCGAGGGTACCAAAGCTTTGGCTATGGCGATCGCCGAGTCCGACGCATTCTCGATTGCCGGTGGTGGTGATACGCTGGCGGCGGTGGACAAGTACGGCATTGCGGATCGTGTGTCCTATATTTCGACGGGCGGCGGCGCCTTCCTGGAGTTTCTGGAAGGCAAGAAACTGCCCGCGGTGGTTATGCTGGAGGAGCGTGCGCGCGGTTGA
- a CDS encoding TIGR02186 family protein, with amino-acid sequence MKKLLFVLLAFLIPAAAWAQNGDALVSDMTSDHVDISARYTGDSILLFGAMSTPGQIIVKVRSPEQGIALEKKGQVGPFWLSQGKHNITGIPGLYYLLSSAPIDRILPAAARAANGLNLSDALAGMTVTPTPATSTDRQTLIDAVLKLEQSRHYYVTDPRAVKIQASRLYSTSIKLPAQLPLGKYQVDIYLVHNGQVVATQHRTIEVNEVRVEHWISSVAANRPWLFGVVFTASMMLIGLFLGVVLGRKKS; translated from the coding sequence ATGAAAAAGCTGCTGTTCGTGCTGCTCGCATTCTTGATTCCTGCCGCCGCCTGGGCCCAGAACGGCGACGCGTTGGTCAGTGACATGACCAGCGACCACGTGGACATTTCCGCCCGCTACACCGGCGACTCGATCCTTCTGTTCGGGGCGATGTCCACACCGGGCCAGATCATTGTCAAGGTTCGCTCGCCCGAGCAAGGCATCGCGCTGGAAAAGAAAGGACAGGTCGGGCCCTTCTGGTTGAGCCAGGGCAAACACAACATCACCGGTATCCCGGGGCTGTACTACCTGCTGTCCTCCGCGCCGATCGACCGCATTCTACCGGCGGCTGCACGCGCCGCGAACGGCCTCAATCTGAGCGATGCGCTGGCCGGCATGACCGTCACGCCGACGCCAGCAACGTCCACAGACCGGCAGACGCTCATCGACGCTGTGCTCAAACTGGAGCAGTCGCGCCACTACTACGTGACCGATCCACGGGCGGTCAAAATTCAGGCCTCCCGGCTGTATTCGACCTCGATCAAGCTGCCGGCACAGTTGCCGCTGGGCAAGTACCAGGTTGATATCTATCTAGTGCATAACGGTCAGGTCGTGGCAACGCAGCATCGCACCATCGAAGTCAACGAAGTGCGCGTGGAGCATTGGATTTCGAGTGTTGCGGCCAATCGCCCGTGGCTGTTCGGGGTTGTATTCACGGCGAGCATGATGCTGATCGGCCTGTTTTTGGGCGTGGTTCTCGGGCGCAAGAAAAGCTGA
- the fba gene encoding class II fructose-bisphosphate aldolase (catalyzes the reversible aldol condensation of dihydroxyacetonephosphate and glyceraldehyde 3-phosphate in the Calvin cycle, glycolysis, and/or gluconeogenesis): MALISLRQLLDHAAEHAYGMPAFNANNMEQVHAIMEAAVAVDSPVIIQASAGARKYAGEPFLRHLIVAAAEQYPDIPIVLHQDHGAEPAVCFRSIQSGFTSVMMDGSLMSDMKTPATYDYNVATTAKVVELSHALGVSVEGELGCLGSLETGMAGEEDGSGAEGVLDHSQLLTDPEEAADFVKKTGVDALAIAIGTSHGAYKFTRPPTGDILAIQRVKEIHARIPNTHLVMHGSSSVPQEWLEIINNYGGDMGQTYGVPVEEIVEGIKHGVRKVNIDTDLRMASTGAVRKFLAENPSNFDPRKWLGASTKAMKDICQARFEAFGSAGQASKIKPVSLEAMTSRYAKGELDPKIN, from the coding sequence ATGGCCCTCATTTCTCTGCGACAGCTTCTCGACCACGCGGCCGAGCATGCCTATGGCATGCCGGCCTTCAATGCCAACAACATGGAACAGGTGCACGCGATCATGGAAGCCGCGGTGGCGGTGGACAGCCCGGTGATCATCCAGGCTTCGGCCGGCGCCCGCAAATACGCCGGCGAGCCCTTCCTGCGTCATCTGATCGTCGCTGCCGCCGAGCAGTACCCGGATATTCCGATTGTGCTGCATCAGGATCATGGCGCCGAACCGGCGGTGTGCTTCCGCTCGATCCAGTCCGGTTTCACTTCGGTGATGATGGACGGCTCGCTGATGTCCGACATGAAAACGCCGGCGACCTACGATTACAACGTCGCAACCACGGCCAAGGTCGTCGAACTGTCGCACGCGCTGGGCGTGTCCGTCGAAGGCGAACTGGGTTGCCTGGGTTCGCTGGAAACCGGCATGGCCGGCGAAGAGGACGGCAGCGGCGCCGAGGGCGTGCTGGATCACAGTCAGCTGCTGACCGACCCGGAAGAGGCGGCAGACTTTGTGAAGAAGACCGGCGTGGACGCACTCGCCATCGCCATCGGCACCAGCCACGGCGCGTATAAATTCACCCGTCCGCCGACCGGCGACATCCTGGCCATTCAGCGCGTCAAGGAAATTCACGCGCGGATTCCGAACACGCATCTGGTCATGCATGGTTCGTCCTCCGTACCGCAAGAGTGGCTGGAGATCATCAATAACTACGGTGGCGACATGGGGCAGACCTACGGCGTGCCGGTTGAGGAAATCGTCGAAGGCATCAAGCACGGCGTACGCAAGGTCAACATCGACACCGACCTGCGCATGGCGAGTACCGGCGCGGTGCGTAAGTTCCTGGCCGAGAATCCGTCGAACTTCGATCCGCGCAAGTGGCTCGGTGCATCGACCAAGGCGATGAAGGACATCTGTCAGGCGCGTTTCGAGGCTTTCGGATCGGCCGGGCAGGCTTCGAAAATCAAGCCGGTGTCGCTGGAAGCGATGACGTCGCGTTACGCCAAGGGCGAACTGGACCCGAAGATCAACTGA
- the purE gene encoding 5-(carboxyamino)imidazole ribonucleotide mutase, translating into MTQQPLVGVVMGSDSDWPVMAHAVERLDAFGVAHEARVVSAHRTPDLMYRYAEEAAARGLRAIIAGAGGAAHLPGMLAAMTTIPVLGVPVPSRYLKGQDSLLSIVQMPKGVPVATFAIGEAGAANAGLFAVAMLATGDAALAERLAEFRAAQRERVAAMTLPPTSA; encoded by the coding sequence ATGACGCAGCAACCCCTGGTCGGTGTAGTGATGGGCTCGGACAGCGATTGGCCGGTGATGGCGCATGCCGTCGAACGGCTCGACGCGTTCGGCGTGGCGCACGAAGCGCGGGTGGTGTCGGCGCATCGCACGCCCGACCTGATGTATCGCTATGCCGAGGAGGCCGCTGCGCGTGGTCTCCGGGCTATCATCGCCGGCGCAGGGGGAGCGGCGCACTTGCCGGGCATGCTCGCGGCCATGACTACGATTCCAGTCCTGGGTGTGCCGGTACCTTCGCGTTATCTCAAGGGGCAGGATTCGCTGTTGTCCATCGTGCAAATGCCCAAGGGCGTGCCGGTGGCCACCTTCGCCATCGGCGAGGCCGGGGCAGCCAATGCCGGTCTGTTCGCGGTGGCGATGCTCGCAACAGGCGATGCTGCGCTGGCCGAACGGCTGGCGGAATTTCGCGCGGCGCAGCGCGAGCGGGTCGCAGCGATGACCTTGCCCCCGACAAGCGCATGA
- a CDS encoding TRAP transporter substrate-binding protein, which produces MKRRDFLKGAGAGAVAGAGLTMAPLAGAANLPRLRWRMVTSWPNSLDTIYGGAEDVAKYVSQLTGGRFRIRPYAGGELVGGLQVLDAVSADTVEMGHTASYYYIGKSPALAFDCTVPFGMTTRQQNAWQMQGGGNELLNKEVFSQFGIMSLPAGNTGVQMGGWFRKPVPDLKSLQGLKMRIPGFGGKVMAKLGVNVQTLAGAEIYPALERGVIDAAEFVGPYDDQKLGFYQVAKYYYAPSWWEPNAQLSVYINNKRWASLPRQYQDALRIACAAANWNMVAKYDAKNPPALKSLMSKGVKLEKFSNDIMTAAQKAAFEIYDGLNQTDPTWRKIYGEWLKFRNMEFAWAAADQLVYESFAFPQVPLKDL; this is translated from the coding sequence ATGAAGCGCAGGGATTTTCTGAAAGGGGCAGGTGCCGGAGCTGTTGCGGGCGCGGGGCTGACCATGGCGCCATTGGCGGGCGCTGCCAATCTGCCACGGTTGCGCTGGCGCATGGTGACCAGTTGGCCGAATAGTCTGGATACAATCTATGGTGGCGCCGAGGACGTGGCCAAGTATGTCTCTCAGTTGACTGGCGGGCGTTTCAGAATTCGGCCTTACGCTGGCGGCGAACTCGTCGGAGGGCTGCAGGTGCTGGATGCGGTATCCGCGGATACGGTGGAGATGGGGCATACGGCGTCGTATTACTACATCGGCAAGTCGCCGGCGTTGGCGTTCGATTGCACCGTTCCCTTCGGCATGACCACGCGCCAGCAGAATGCCTGGCAAATGCAGGGTGGTGGCAACGAACTGCTGAACAAAGAGGTGTTCAGCCAGTTCGGGATCATGTCTCTGCCGGCCGGCAACACGGGCGTGCAGATGGGCGGCTGGTTCCGCAAACCGGTGCCTGATCTCAAGTCTCTGCAAGGCTTGAAGATGCGTATTCCGGGGTTTGGCGGCAAGGTGATGGCCAAGCTGGGTGTGAACGTGCAGACGCTCGCGGGAGCGGAAATCTATCCGGCGCTGGAGCGCGGCGTCATCGATGCGGCCGAGTTCGTCGGCCCGTATGACGATCAGAAGCTGGGATTCTACCAGGTGGCCAAGTATTACTATGCGCCCTCGTGGTGGGAACCGAACGCGCAGTTGTCGGTGTACATCAACAACAAGCGGTGGGCGAGCCTGCCCAGGCAGTATCAGGATGCCTTGCGGATTGCCTGTGCGGCGGCGAACTGGAATATGGTGGCGAAGTACGACGCCAAGAATCCGCCGGCGCTGAAGAGCCTGATGTCCAAGGGTGTGAAGCTGGAAAAATTCTCCAATGACATCATGACGGCGGCGCAGAAGGCGGCGTTTGAAATCTACGATGGCCTCAACCAGACCGATCCGACCTGGCGCAAGATCTACGGCGAATGGCTGAAATTCCGTAATATGGAATTTGCGTGGGCTGCGGCCGATCAGTTGGTCTATGAGTCCTTCGCCTTTCCGCAGGTGCCCTTGAAGGATTTGTAA
- a CDS encoding 5-(carboxyamino)imidazole ribonucleotide synthase yields MILPGATLGMLGGGQLGRLFTLAAHDLGYRVVVLDPDPDSPAGRVADEHLHAAYDDPWALDRMVQGCAAITTEFENIPAETLERLGASVPVFPSAAAVRTAQNRIREKTFLRASGFPTAPFAVIRDTQDLAGAMAEVGVPAILKRAEFGYDGKGQARIATAGDLQAAFARMGEVACVLERRVDLALEVSVVLARGIAGQACCYPVAENEHRNGILDVSIVPARIDPDLAVTARDMALGVAAALEYQGVMAVEFFVTHDDELLINEIAPRPHNSGHYTVDACASSQFEQQLRALCGLPLGDTRLLSPVAMVNLLGDLWAKREPRWSSVFAAPGARLHLYGKREARVGRKMGHYCVLGENVDSALALAREIYRAL; encoded by the coding sequence ATGATCCTGCCGGGCGCGACCTTGGGCATGCTCGGGGGCGGGCAGCTCGGGCGTCTGTTCACGCTTGCTGCGCACGATCTGGGCTATCGGGTCGTCGTGCTTGATCCCGATCCGGACAGCCCCGCCGGGCGCGTCGCCGACGAGCATCTGCACGCCGCCTACGATGACCCCTGGGCGCTCGACCGCATGGTGCAGGGGTGCGCTGCGATCACTACGGAATTCGAAAATATCCCGGCCGAAACGCTTGAGCGCCTGGGCGCGTCGGTGCCGGTTTTTCCATCTGCGGCGGCAGTGCGCACGGCGCAGAATCGTATTCGAGAGAAAACCTTTTTGCGCGCATCAGGTTTTCCGACCGCGCCGTTTGCGGTGATCCGTGACACGCAGGACTTGGCTGGCGCTATGGCTGAGGTGGGGGTGCCAGCCATTCTCAAACGTGCCGAATTCGGTTACGACGGCAAAGGGCAGGCGCGCATTGCCACTGCTGGCGATTTACAGGCGGCATTTGCTCGAATGGGCGAAGTTGCGTGCGTGCTTGAGCGGCGGGTCGATCTGGCGCTGGAGGTGTCGGTGGTGTTGGCGCGCGGTATCGCTGGTCAGGCCTGCTGCTATCCGGTTGCCGAGAATGAACACCGTAACGGTATTCTCGATGTGTCTATCGTGCCGGCGCGTATCGACCCCGATCTGGCCGTAACAGCGCGCGATATGGCGCTCGGCGTAGCCGCAGCGCTGGAGTATCAGGGTGTCATGGCGGTGGAGTTTTTCGTCACGCATGACGACGAGTTGTTGATTAACGAAATAGCTCCGCGCCCGCACAACAGCGGGCATTACACGGTCGATGCATGTGCCAGTTCGCAGTTCGAACAACAATTGCGCGCGCTGTGTGGATTGCCGTTGGGCGACACGCGCCTGTTGAGCCCGGTCGCGATGGTGAATCTGTTGGGCGACCTATGGGCGAAGCGCGAACCGCGGTGGTCGTCGGTATTCGCCGCGCCCGGTGCCCGATTGCATCTGTACGGAAAGCGCGAAGCACGCGTCGGCCGCAAGATGGGGCATTACTGCGTGCTGGGAGAAAATGTCGATAGTGCGCTCGCGCTCGCCCGCGAAATCTACCGGGCTTTGTAA
- a CDS encoding sulfite exporter TauE/SafE family protein has protein sequence MEIFLPIAHMDVNLLLIILFGGVVGFLSGLVGVGGGFLITPLLIFVGVPPLVAVATGAAQIVGTSASGSYAHWRLGNVDMRMAFVLLVGSWTGGAVGVHIAKILQAGGHFGTIVTFLYVGLLGIVGASMLIESLNALRGSKKEKPTTAAAGSQGWMTRLPMQMEFPVSGLRLSLLVPVIIGFGVGILTSLMGVGGGFIMVPVMIYLLRMPTKVVVGTSLFQLLFTTAEVSILQAGVNHAVDPFLALVLVLGSALGTQWGAKLGARLPGEQLRLILALVVVAVAIKMLFGILIKPEDLYSLVLAR, from the coding sequence ATGGAAATCTTTCTGCCCATCGCGCATATGGACGTCAACCTGCTGCTGATCATTCTGTTCGGTGGCGTGGTCGGCTTTCTCTCGGGCCTCGTCGGCGTCGGTGGCGGCTTTCTCATTACGCCACTGCTGATCTTCGTCGGTGTGCCGCCGCTGGTGGCGGTGGCCACGGGCGCCGCGCAGATTGTCGGCACTTCGGCCAGCGGCAGCTACGCACACTGGCGGCTCGGCAACGTCGACATGCGCATGGCCTTCGTGCTGCTGGTCGGCAGTTGGACCGGCGGCGCGGTCGGCGTGCATATCGCCAAGATTCTGCAGGCCGGCGGCCATTTCGGCACCATCGTCACATTCCTCTACGTCGGCCTGCTCGGCATCGTCGGCGCGAGCATGCTGATCGAATCGTTGAACGCGCTGCGTGGCTCGAAGAAAGAAAAGCCCACGACTGCCGCGGCCGGGAGTCAGGGCTGGATGACCAGGCTGCCCATGCAGATGGAATTCCCGGTCTCCGGCCTGCGCCTGTCACTGTTGGTGCCGGTCATTATCGGCTTCGGCGTGGGCATCCTGACCTCATTGATGGGAGTCGGCGGCGGCTTCATCATGGTCCCCGTGATGATTTATCTGCTGCGCATGCCAACCAAGGTGGTAGTCGGCACCTCGCTGTTTCAGCTGCTGTTCACGACCGCCGAGGTCAGCATCCTGCAAGCGGGCGTGAATCATGCGGTCGACCCGTTCCTCGCACTGGTGCTGGTGCTCGGTTCCGCACTCGGCACGCAATGGGGCGCCAAGCTCGGCGCGCGGCTGCCCGGCGAGCAGTTGCGCCTGATTCTCGCGCTGGTCGTGGTGGCGGTCGCCATCAAGATGCTGTTCGGCATCCTGATCAAGCCCGAAGACCTCTACAGCCTGGTGCTTGCCCGATGA
- a CDS encoding phosphoribosylaminoimidazolesuccinocarboxamide synthase, whose translation MSNTLFQADIRTLPLLHRGKVRDIFAIDDAHMLIVTTDRLSAFDVVLPTPIPGKGHVLTEVSNFWFGKLRAIVPNQLSALRLADVVPDPVERAPLEGRSVIVRRLQALPVEAIVRGYLIGSGWKDYQRTGGVCGIELPAGLELAGRLPEPLFTPSSKAAVGEHDENIDFAAVEKLIGPRMAARMQDVSLLLYRTAAAHALERGIIIADTKFEFGLDPHTGELTLIDEVLTPDSSRFWPGESYRTGISPPSFDKQFVRDYLETLDWNKTAPGPHLPDNIVEQTTARYREALKRLTS comes from the coding sequence ATGTCCAACACACTTTTTCAGGCCGATATCCGCACGCTCCCCCTGCTCCATCGCGGCAAGGTACGCGACATCTTCGCCATTGACGACGCGCACATGCTGATCGTGACCACCGACCGCCTGTCAGCCTTCGATGTGGTGCTGCCGACGCCTATCCCCGGCAAGGGACATGTGCTCACCGAAGTATCGAACTTCTGGTTCGGGAAACTGCGCGCCATCGTACCCAATCAACTCAGCGCCTTGCGGCTCGCAGACGTGGTACCCGACCCCGTCGAACGCGCGCCGCTGGAGGGCCGTTCGGTCATCGTCCGGCGTCTTCAGGCCTTGCCGGTGGAAGCCATCGTGCGCGGCTACCTGATCGGCTCGGGCTGGAAAGACTATCAGCGCACCGGCGGCGTATGCGGAATCGAACTCCCCGCCGGGCTCGAACTCGCAGGCCGGCTACCGGAGCCGTTATTCACTCCATCGAGCAAGGCCGCAGTCGGCGAACACGACGAAAACATCGATTTTGCTGCGGTAGAAAAGCTGATCGGCCCCCGGATGGCGGCGCGTATGCAGGACGTCAGTCTCCTGCTCTACCGCACCGCTGCGGCGCATGCGCTGGAACGCGGCATCATCATCGCCGACACCAAGTTCGAATTCGGCCTCGATCCGCACACCGGCGAACTGACTCTGATCGACGAAGTGCTGACGCCAGATTCCTCCCGCTTCTGGCCAGGGGAAAGCTACCGCACCGGCATCAGCCCACCCTCGTTCGACAAGCAGTTCGTGCGCGATTATCTGGAAACACTGGACTGGAACAAAACCGCTCCCGGCCCGCATCTCCCCGATAATATTGTGGAACAGACCACAGCGCGTTATCGTGAAGCACTCAAACGCCTGACATCCTGA
- a CDS encoding porin family protein translates to MKRSLAAISTTVLLLASTQAFAADASAGKPYIGLEFGSIHGKFKNQGHENTGNATALNAYFGYQFTKYLGVQLNIGSGSNMYINGADIKPHLYESAYIKGTIPFRDRWGVYGIAGVTHMDVHASGGFKGTSGSYGVGLQFYGAPATALTLSYTRLFDGNIKGQGQTVKTTYDVAAIGLVHYFNWPQVQ, encoded by the coding sequence ATGAAACGCAGCCTAGCCGCGATATCCACCACCGTTCTGCTCCTCGCATCCACTCAGGCCTTCGCCGCCGATGCCTCTGCCGGCAAACCGTATATCGGTCTCGAATTCGGCAGCATACATGGCAAATTCAAGAACCAGGGTCATGAAAACACTGGCAACGCGACCGCGCTGAATGCCTATTTTGGCTACCAGTTCACAAAGTATCTCGGCGTGCAGCTGAATATCGGTTCGGGTTCCAACATGTACATCAACGGCGCAGACATCAAACCCCACCTTTACGAATCCGCTTACATTAAAGGCACAATTCCGTTCAGAGATCGGTGGGGCGTTTACGGCATTGCCGGTGTGACCCATATGGATGTTCACGCCAGTGGCGGTTTTAAAGGTACTTCAGGCTCCTATGGTGTCGGCCTCCAGTTCTACGGCGCGCCGGCCACGGCCCTGACGCTTTCCTATACGCGCTTGTTCGATGGCAACATCAAGGGCCAGGGCCAGACCGTTAAGACCACCTACGATGTGGCCGCAATCGGTCTCGTTCACTACTTCAACTGGCCGCAGGTGCAGTGA